In Thermoplasmata archaeon, a single genomic region encodes these proteins:
- a CDS encoding zinc ribbon domain-containing protein, with amino-acid sequence MALPPEDGPADEEPPSLRPAVRLIEASEARERRCADCGKTTSDWKPVRRKGVPVILCRECAAKPPPPEGGCPECRAPLAPHDAFCGRCGSRIEYACPECGAALSPEDGFCGKCGTRMA; translated from the coding sequence GTGGCCCTCCCACCGGAAGACGGGCCCGCCGACGAGGAGCCTCCGTCCCTACGGCCTGCGGTCCGACTCATCGAGGCGTCCGAAGCGCGCGAGCGAAGGTGCGCGGACTGCGGCAAGACGACGTCGGACTGGAAGCCCGTGCGCCGGAAGGGCGTGCCCGTGATCCTGTGCCGGGAATGCGCCGCGAAGCCCCCGCCGCCCGAGGGCGGCTGCCCGGAGTGCCGGGCGCCGCTCGCCCCGCACGATGCCTTCTGCGGCCGCTGCGGATCCCGAATCGAGTACGCATGTCCCGAGTGTGGCGCCGCCCTATCGCCCGAGGACGGGTTCTGCGGTAAGTGCGGCACGCGTATGGCGTGA
- a CDS encoding DUF6015 family protein, which produces MITLKKLAVGIEKRLGRTPDESLDDARTVMNYFGFRDTIIDNAVEPEDRKLFYALQEVGLLHSSWETVPLLDGRHWRIFYWQLDEKTLDHLAQDEEAPSEEHVYRTLPDEAWTHPPAVM; this is translated from the coding sequence ATGATCACACTCAAGAAGCTCGCGGTGGGCATCGAGAAGCGGCTCGGCCGCACGCCGGACGAGTCCCTCGATGACGCGCGTACCGTGATGAACTACTTTGGCTTCCGCGACACGATCATCGATAACGCCGTGGAGCCCGAGGACCGGAAACTCTTCTACGCCTTGCAGGAGGTCGGCCTTCTCCACAGCTCCTGGGAGACTGTGCCGCTCCTCGACGGGCGGCACTGGCGCATCTTCTATTGGCAGCTCGACGAGAAGACCCTGGACCACCTGGCGCAGGACGAGGAGGCCCCGTCCGAGGAGCACGTGTACCGCACGCTCCCCGACGAGGCGTGGACCCATCCGCCTGCGGTGATGTGA
- a CDS encoding SLC13 family permease, which translates to MRRAVTSEYVLVAATVIFVATYALISMRKLGSHSLDRPAVALLGGALMLVVGVLTPAQAIASINLDVILLLIGMMLLVSGLDVCGFFDLVSTWIAGHAKSQRSFLAALMLAAAFLSALVLNDAIALLMTPIVVRSTRALKVRPVPYLVALALAANIGSVATEIGNPQNAYIAIVSNIPFLSFTAVLLPVMLVCLVVSIGVVALAFRKDLSEPLTRTAEMPPIRLQRNGLALALGIGLGVVAGFFLSPTPAWLPLIAIAGGAFVLFFLPFVSATSARVLVGKVDWTIVLFFVGLFVLLEGVQVSGLSGGIQTGFTDAFGGQSGGLVWLTGLSSLLSNLISNVPAVLLLAQVVQGSGSSQLLWLALASSSTLAGNATILGAACNVIVVQIAHRDGVEVSMKDFVKVGLPVTLVTLALSTVLLALLVPA; encoded by the coding sequence ATGCGCCGCGCGGTGACCTCGGAGTACGTGCTCGTCGCGGCGACCGTGATCTTCGTCGCGACGTACGCTCTCATCTCGATGCGGAAGCTCGGGAGCCACTCCCTCGACCGTCCTGCCGTCGCGCTCCTCGGCGGCGCGCTGATGCTTGTCGTGGGTGTCCTGACGCCTGCGCAGGCCATCGCATCAATCAACCTCGACGTGATCCTGCTGCTCATCGGGATGATGCTCCTGGTCTCCGGCCTGGACGTCTGCGGCTTCTTCGACCTCGTGTCGACTTGGATTGCGGGTCACGCGAAGAGCCAGCGGTCCTTCCTCGCGGCGCTCATGCTTGCCGCGGCCTTCCTCTCCGCCCTCGTGCTGAACGACGCGATTGCGCTCCTGATGACGCCCATCGTGGTACGAAGCACGCGCGCCCTCAAGGTCCGCCCGGTCCCGTACCTTGTGGCCCTCGCGTTGGCGGCGAACATCGGGAGCGTGGCCACGGAGATTGGGAACCCGCAAAACGCGTACATCGCGATCGTCTCGAATATCCCGTTTCTCTCCTTTACCGCGGTCCTCCTCCCGGTGATGCTCGTCTGCTTGGTCGTTTCGATCGGCGTCGTGGCCCTGGCGTTCCGCAAGGACCTTTCGGAGCCGCTCACCCGGACTGCGGAGATGCCACCCATCCGCCTCCAGCGAAACGGGCTCGCACTCGCCTTGGGGATAGGCCTCGGGGTCGTCGCCGGGTTCTTCCTCTCCCCCACGCCGGCGTGGCTCCCCCTGATCGCGATCGCAGGAGGCGCCTTCGTCCTCTTCTTCCTCCCGTTCGTCTCGGCGACGAGCGCGCGCGTCCTCGTCGGCAAGGTGGACTGGACGATCGTCCTCTTCTTCGTCGGCCTGTTCGTCCTCCTCGAAGGCGTCCAGGTCTCCGGACTTTCCGGCGGCATCCAGACGGGGTTCACCGACGCGTTCGGGGGGCAATCGGGAGGCCTGGTCTGGCTGACCGGGCTTTCCTCGCTCCTGTCCAACCTGATCAGCAACGTGCCCGCGGTCCTCCTCCTCGCCCAGGTGGTGCAGGGAAGCGGGAGCTCCCAGCTGCTCTGGCTCGCCCTTGCCTCGAGCTCCACCCTTGCGGGGAACGCGACGATCCTGGGAGCGGCCTGCAACGTGATCGTCGTGCAGATCGCGCATCGCGACGGCGTCGAGGTCTCTATGAAGGACTTCGTGAAGGTGGGGCTTCCCGTGACTTTGGTCACCCTCGCCCTGTCCACGGTCCTGCTCGCGCTCCTCGTGCCCGCCTGA
- a CDS encoding protein-L-isoaspartate(D-aspartate) O-methyltransferase: protein MARETEFPRERARLVAELVRAGDIRTSDVREAFLRVPREAFVRPEYRAVAYDDAPLPIGEGQTISAPSMIAIMLEEAAFRAGERVLEVGTGSGYHAALVACLVGAENVVTVERVPALAKWGRSNLTAAGFDGVAVVTGDGSLGYPARAPYDCILATAGAPRLPAAWAGQLTDRGRIVAPVGGSRYYQDLLIARRCPDGSLEVRHGTPCAFVPLIGEQAWSDR from the coding sequence ATGGCCCGGGAGACCGAGTTCCCGAGGGAGCGGGCGCGCCTGGTCGCGGAGCTCGTCCGCGCGGGGGACATCCGCACGTCGGACGTGCGGGAGGCGTTCCTTCGAGTCCCTCGGGAGGCCTTCGTGCGACCCGAGTACCGGGCCGTCGCGTACGACGACGCGCCTCTCCCAATCGGGGAGGGGCAGACGATCTCCGCACCTTCCATGATTGCGATCATGCTCGAGGAGGCGGCGTTCCGCGCGGGAGAGCGCGTCCTCGAGGTGGGGACGGGATCGGGCTATCACGCGGCGCTCGTGGCCTGCCTCGTCGGGGCGGAGAACGTCGTGACCGTCGAGCGCGTTCCCGCGCTCGCGAAGTGGGGCCGCTCCAACCTGACGGCGGCAGGATTCGACGGGGTGGCCGTCGTGACCGGGGACGGGAGCCTCGGATATCCGGCGCGCGCCCCGTACGACTGCATCCTCGCCACGGCGGGCGCGCCGCGCCTGCCGGCGGCGTGGGCGGGCCAGCTCACGGATCGCGGCAGGATCGTCGCGCCCGTGGGCGGGTCGCGATACTACCAAGATCTCCTGATTGCGCGGCGCTGCCCGGATGGGAGTCTCGAAGTCCGGCACGGCACCCCGTGCGCGTTCGTGCCCTTGATCGGGGAGCAGGCTTGGTCGGATCGGTGA
- a CDS encoding twin-arginine translocase subunit TatC: MTVHASPDEADATRMSFWEHIEELRDRFKFVVVLILVLFVLFMTFGLGTLNVGGTHVPMLLPAIGSDPVSTAAFHGFVAFLVPSWVQLAAAHPWDGVLVQVEMALFLAFVVGSPAIAYEMIQFVGPALKPSEKRLLRRMVVPISALFFAGVALDLLILLPFTINFLYQAQRGLGITLYILFVGDFVSFVVIHVLAFGFAFELPMVMYGLTSVGITRGSTWTRHWRIVIVAIWFIAGMITPDPSGVTMIIVGLILTGLYLLGVVAARYAEGRRDARAHLTPSP; encoded by the coding sequence GTGACCGTACACGCGAGCCCGGACGAGGCCGACGCGACCCGGATGTCCTTCTGGGAGCATATCGAGGAGCTCCGGGACCGCTTCAAGTTCGTCGTCGTGCTGATCCTTGTGCTCTTCGTCCTGTTCATGACATTCGGGCTCGGGACCTTGAACGTCGGCGGCACCCATGTGCCCATGCTCCTGCCCGCGATTGGGAGCGATCCCGTGTCGACCGCTGCCTTCCATGGATTCGTGGCCTTCCTCGTCCCCAGCTGGGTCCAGCTCGCCGCGGCGCACCCGTGGGACGGCGTCCTCGTCCAGGTCGAGATGGCCCTCTTCCTCGCTTTCGTGGTCGGGTCGCCCGCGATTGCGTACGAGATGATCCAGTTCGTCGGGCCTGCGCTCAAGCCGTCCGAGAAGCGCCTTCTCCGCAGGATGGTCGTGCCCATTTCCGCCCTCTTCTTTGCCGGCGTGGCCTTGGACCTCCTCATCCTGTTGCCGTTCACGATCAACTTCCTGTATCAGGCGCAGCGCGGCCTCGGAATCACCCTCTACATCCTGTTCGTGGGGGACTTCGTGTCGTTCGTTGTGATCCACGTGCTCGCATTTGGGTTTGCGTTCGAGTTGCCCATGGTCATGTACGGCCTCACGTCCGTGGGCATCACGCGGGGCTCGACGTGGACCCGCCACTGGCGGATTGTGATTGTCGCGATCTGGTTCATCGCGGGCATGATCACGCCGGACCCAAGCGGTGTGACGATGATCATCGTGGGCCTGATCCTGACCGGGCTCTACCTGCTCGGCGTCGTGGCCGCCCGATATGCCGAGGGACGCCGCGACGCGCGCGCCCACCTCACCCCTTCTCCGTGA